Proteins co-encoded in one Caloenas nicobarica isolate bCalNic1 chromosome 19, bCalNic1.hap1, whole genome shotgun sequence genomic window:
- the AMBP gene encoding protein AMBP yields MMMWGLLALFLFTVASGTPIGDQDEDIQVQENFEAERMYGKWYDIAVGTTCKWMKNYKEKFSMGTLVLGPGLSADQISTASTRLRQGDCKLIAGEYQKTSTPGKYTYYNPKWDVSIQSYVLRTNYEEYAVILMKKKSSFGPSTTLKLYGRSPELREDLIESFQQLALELGIPEDSIFILANRGECIPQETATAPSRARRAVLPPEEGSAAGPLPPYIGNKEDSCRLSRDPGPCSGMLSRFFYNSSSMACETFLYGGCLGNGNNFYSEKECLQACRTEAACRLPIVQGPCQKLVTRWAFDAAQGKCITFSYGGCKGNGNQFYSEKECKEYCGAPPLAEDEQFLHLSN; encoded by the exons ATGATGATGTGGGGTCTCCTTGCCCTCTTCCTCTTCACTGTGGCCAGCGGAACCCCCATCGGGGACCAGGATGAGGATATCCAAGTGCAGGAGAATTTTGAGGCTGAGCGG ATGTATGGGAAGTGGTACGACATCGCTGTTGGCACGACCTGCAAATGGATGAAGAACTACAAGGAGAAGTTCAGCATGGGCACGTTGGTGCTGGGCCCTGGCCTCAGCGCTGACCAGAtcagcactgccagcaccagGCTGCG gCAAGGTGACTGCAAGCTCATTGCAGGAGAGTACCAGAAAACCAGCACCCCCGGCAAATACACCTACTATAACCCCA AATGGGATGTATCTATCCAGTCCTACGTGCTCCGCACCAACTATGAAGAATACGCTGTCATtctgatgaagaagaaaagtagtTTTGGCCCAAGCACCACCCTGAAGCTGTACG GGAGGAGTCCGGAGCTGCGGGAGGACCTCATCGAGTCTTTCCAGCAACTGGCTCTAGAGCTGGGCATCCCCGAAGACTCCATCTTCATCCTGGCCAACAGAG GTGAATGCATCCCCCAGGAGACGGCAACTGCCCCCTCG AGGGCGCGGAGAGCAGTCCTGCCCCCTGAGGAGGGCTCGGCCGCGGGACCCCTGCCCCCTTACATCGGCAATAAGGAAG ACTCGTGTCGGCTGAGCCGGGACCCTGGGCCCTGCAGTGGGATGCTCTCCCGCTTCTTCTACAACTCCTCCTCCATGGCCTGCGAAACCTTCCTCTACGGCGGCTGTCTGGGCAACGGCAACAACTTCTACTCGGAGAAGGAGTGCCTGCAGGCGTGCCGGACAGAGG ctgcctgcaggctgCCCATCGTCCAGGGTCCCTGCCAGAAGCTGGTGACGCGCTGGGCCTTCGACGCTGCTCAGGGCAAGTGCATCACGTTCAGCTATGGAGGCTGCAAGGGCAACGGGAACCAGTTCTATTCGGAGAAGGAGTGCAAGGAGTACTGCGGGGCTCCTCCACTGGCAG AGGATGAGCAGTTTCTGCATCTGTCAAACTGA